Within the Medicago truncatula cultivar Jemalong A17 chromosome 4, MtrunA17r5.0-ANR, whole genome shotgun sequence genome, the region tgaaatgaagtgTGGATTATTATGTATTTGTCTTGTCAGGGTTTCTTCTAATTTATGCTATTTCTTGttcattcattcttttttatttatttatttatttgttaatctAGCTTTCTCGAAAGGAGATTAATTTGGAAAAGTTGCGAAGAATTGCCAGCACTGGGATTCCTGATGGAGGAGGTTTGCGTGCTACGGCTTGGAAGGTGATAACTCCATCATGTTCATTTAACTGGTTTGAATTTTCAACTTTGGTGCTTACTTTGCATATTAATGTGATAGTGTGATGCCTTAGGACTTTGACAACTTACAATATTGAGGAATATAATATGTATTGTATGTTTAGGACTTCCATTTCATCATCAGAATTAGACTATAAGagtagagaaagaaaagaatgtAACACTAGAATTGGAGATATGTTAGTACTGGTGGGGCATCGGTTGAAGTTAGAGGGGAAGTTAAATATTTGTTGCTCACTGTGATTAGCAGTTGAATGTGTTGGCAGTGGCGTAATTGAGCCGTTGGAGTGTTTggtttttgcaattttaatataTGCAGGTTTCTACAATTGGTGTAAAGAACTGCATTCTGTATTTGAATTTGCTGAGTTATTGTAATGTCATATTGATTTAGTTAGTGAAGGAGGGACAAGCACGAATAATGCGGGAAAAGGAAAAATCGTGCTAAATATATGGCCTGCTGCGTTGGTGGTGGAACAAAGAAATGGTGTGTTAATATAGGATCGGGTAATGATGAATAAAACATATATGAATTGTTTGATATGCATAAGGAGGGTATGAGAGCTCTGTCATGCTTAATTCACATTATAAGAGGGGATGGATAAATAAATCGAAGGAGCGGTAACCTAGAGAGATATGATGCACTGGAGGTGGAGGAAGGCTTGATGTTGATAAGTACTTTAGCAGTAGGAGCACACAAAGTAACTAAAATTGTGCTTCTGATGTACACAAATGGTGTTGGTGTCCAATTGATACGGACAATGTTGTCATAAATTTTGTGCTAATCTTACCTAGCGTTTATTATGCTTTGATTAGCTTGTTcaacaagaaaagaaataagATTAACTTTGCAAAAGTATAAAGCTCTCTGATTGTGGCTATGTCTGCACACAAGCAACTGATTGTCCTGTTATGATTTTCATATCCAGCTACTCTTGGGCTACTTACCTTTATGTCATGAACTATGGGAGACTCAATTAAAAGATAATAGGCTAAAGTATGTTAATATGAAAAAGGAGCTTCTCTCGAATCCGGTAATATTCTACTGTTTTGCACAATTTTCACATGAGCTGTCATATTTATATTGAACATATGCGTGGACGTGTTGTAGCTCCAGCTTTTCAGTTTTCACTGATCACATTGTTGAATCTAAGACAGTCAGAGCACATTTGGAAGGAACCCAAGCATTTAAGTTCGACTAAGCGGCATGACAACAATGCTATTGATGGCCCCCTCAGGCGACATGAAATTCCCGTGGAAGATCACCCTTTGAGCCTCGATAAGGAAAGTCTTTGGAGACAATATTTTCAGGTTAGTTTCTTCTCCATTTTATAGTTACTTTGGACGCCTTCAAGATAATGAAGTGGATACATATCACCGGCTACCCATTTTCTAGCATACAGAGATAGCAGAACAGATAGATCGAGATTTGCAGCGCACACATCCAGACATGCCATTCTTTTCAGCGGAGACATCATTTAGTCGAAAAAATAGGGTAAATTCCCTCCTCCTTGTGTTAAGTAATAGATTTTAGGGGATTCGCCTCTGACTCAAGTTTTTACTGATACTTTTGTCAACAGGAAGCAATGAAGAATATTCTTCTCCTTTTTGCGAAGTTAAATCCTGCAATTTGTTATGTGCAAGGCATGAACGAGGTCTTGGCGCCTATATACTACGTATTTAGTGCCGATAATGACAATCAAAATGCTGTAAGCACTTTCTTGGTAGAAACTGTTTATCACGTCATATGCACCTGTCCCTTATTTGTTTCGATTGGATAGGGTGAATGCATACTTTTTTTCAAGATGAATACATGTTACTCAGCAGGATACCAAAATTAAAGGTCAAAAGAGGCTCTAACTtgtatttgaaaatttaaatttgagtgCAATATTTCTTCCCATAATGCTTCCTCGATTCACCCAATCGTGTGCAGAAGCCTGAACGATATACTGCTAatcaattttgacttttaaCTTTGTCTGTGTTTAGAGATGAATCAAAACCAACCAAGCATGGTTCAGTGTCCTTCATAATGTGTTGGCCAATGtccattacatttttttttggacaaataaTATCCATTACACTAAATAATCACAAATTGTATACCTTGCAGATGGATTAAATCAACTTGACTTTTTAAATTACATGGTTTACATATTATGATAAGCATCCTTTCATATCACCGATAACAATTCTTTCTTGAGGATTGTCTGCATGAACAGTTGGCATAAAGGAATATAATGTTACCCTTTTTATGATAATGGcttttattgtttattatttCCTTATGCTTTATTTTCTCTCATAGGCTAATGCAGAAGCAGatagtttttcttgttttgttcgAATCTTAGGCGACTCTGTGGATCATTTCTGTCAACAATTGGACAACAGTTCAAGTGGCATCCTTGCTACTCTTTCTCGTTTGTCGGATCTACTTAAAGTAAATGATGAGCAATTATGGCATCATCTTGAATTTACAACAAAGGTAGAACCTTTCAGCATTTTTAATTCAACACCTTGTACAGttccattttatttaaaactcaTGCCGTAGAACCTCATGAACAGGTTAAACCACAATTCTATGCATTCCGGTGGATTACACTGCTACTCACTCAAGAGTTCAAATTTGAATCTATTTTGAGAATATGGGATACTCTTCTGAGTAATACTTTTGGTGTTCAGGTTTCTCTCAGCTGAATGCCTCGGCAATTTCTTAGaatgaaatcaaaattcataTCTACAATATTCTTACTTAAACTTAATAGTTATGGCTATTTATACCGGTTTTTGCAGGATATGCTTCTTCGGTTCTGTTGTGCAATGCTACTTTGCATGAAAAGCAGACTACTAAGTGGTGATTTTGTGGCTAATATAAAGCTTTTACAACACTATCCTGATGATGTTAACTTAGAATACCTCCTTCAGGTAGCTCAGGACATTAGTCCAGACACGTCCTCTTATATAATGTCGCTTTGATTTATGACAATGgacatttttcaaatgatttagTTAAAGTTTATTTGAAAAAGGGAACATTCTATACCTAACATAGCACTAGGCACGGCCATTGTAGATATTTAGAATGGAGTTCATGCCATTTTGGTCCTTTTGGTTTGTTTGCATGAGTTTTCAAGCTTTCAATCTAAGATTCATATGCAAACATCGGTGAAGGACTATAGATTTGACGAGTGAGAACTCATAGGGaaataaaatcataagtttGAAACTTATTTAAGACTATTAATTGCACATGCAAGTTTCAAATTCTAATTTCGTCTTTTTTATGTATGAACGTTCTAGCTTCAAGTTAACATATGTTTCGTTTTCACCTTTCTTTTACACAAGCAAAATCAAGacatttcattcaataaaaatgtCCAAATACAATGAGGAATAGACGTAAGAACATTGTGAATAGTATAATTGGCAATGTTTTTGTAAGAGCATAAGCAGTATCATTTTGCTTCTCTCCTAGTAAACACAATATtatagttgtttttttaaagataaaaggTCCCAACATAATGAAATGATAGAACCATACTCAGATAAGTCAGATTTGATGTTGTGAACATCGTCTACTACTTGTTTGCAATCCATCTCTATAATGTGACCCAATTCAAATGCAAAGGAATCAACCAATCTATAGCTTGGTTAAGTCCTCAAGCCTCTCCCTCTGCTGCAGACATAACACATGTGCACCAAATATTGTATGTCTTTTTGAAATGTTATTCTACATCTCTAAGACAAACAGTCATACTCACTTTCTTCATGGTTGAGAAGATGGCTACATCAAGATTACACATTACATAGTCATAAAGGATGCATCCAACCCGTGTTTTCAATTCGACTTGTCTGTTTTCTGTTGTGCGTCTCCTTGTGTGCAAACTGCCATAAGCTAAATACCTCTTTTGCTCTAGCCATCACATGCAAACATTGCTCCAATATACTTTCCCAAAGCTTTGTGTTTCTTCTTCTCCAAAGACTCCACAAGATCATGCAAGAAGATACCAATTTTGTACCGTCAAGAATCAAGATGTTCGCATGCCATGAAAAAAAGCCTACTCAAAATTTCTCAATACTCGCCATAAAAGATTGTAGCACATTCATATACCCAATTTTCACCAACATTCCAAACTAAATGGCCAAACCAAGAAGACATGTCAATTATTTAGCTTCATGACACACATTGACTCCATGGATAATGCTCTGCAGTTGAGCCTAGTGTAATAAAACAGATAAAATTTCAGTACaaagaataaaaagataaaCCTTCACCGAAGTAACACGAGTCCGCATCGAGCCTATCCATTTTTGTTTAAAACCCTTTTCTTCCAAGATAGTGAAGAGATATCTCCAATCTACATAAGCTTTGCTATTATTAATATCAATTTTAGAGCAACTTCCTAAAACTTTCCTCGAGTTTTGAATTTCAAGAAACGGACAACCTCTAAAGCTATCAAGACATTGTTTAGAATCGACCGAACTGCAATAAAACCACACTGCTCTTCAAAAATACACTTGAAGAGAACACGTGGTCTGTTTGCGGGACTCTTTGAAAGAATTTTGTAGACTGCTCCCCCATAATACTCATATACTTTCCCataacaaaatataagcaaaagtgaTGTATTTGATCCAAATTTTATACCAATTACATCAACTTCTTTGACTCGCTTTTGCCTAGTGTATTTTAGAGAGGGCAATAGAGCATAAATCACACATAGTGGAGGGACTATCACACTTAGGAACTAGCACTATGTTTGTCCCCCAATAGAGCTATGCAACTCACCTTCATCCAACCAATGAATACAAGCCTACATAATTTGTATCTCCCCCAAACAAGTTTCAGAATCTATAATAGAAAGCTAGGTTGAGACCATCTAGACCAAAGGCTTTATCATGATGCATTTGAAAAATTGCAGTCCAAATCTCATCCACCGAAAATGGTGCAGTAAGCATACAATTATTCTGATCACCAATCTTACGACAAACCACATTAAGAACTATAGAAAAGTTACTAGAATTAGCTTGAAACAAATTTTGCAAAAGTGTGTTACACGAAAAATTCAAGACTAACAAATAATTGTACCAATAAAAGTTTCAAATTTCAGTTTCGTGTTTGTTGTGCATGAGCATTCTAGCTTCAAGTTAGAGTATGTGTTTGTTTTCACGTTGGAATAATGTTAAAAGTGCATTCAATTCAAAACTACACTTTGTAACTTCTTAAATTTCATGGTGGGAAGACTCGTAAACGTAGTGATTGTCTCATTTGTCTGATTGGCCGTAGTcctaacatattttaattttatatgagaAATGTTGATTTTTCCGAAGTGATTTTTCTTGCACAAACACGACCGTGTATTCCATCAAAAtcacctttatttttttttcttcttttaattattatttgttagaaaaaaggaaaagatgTGCCACGTTTACTTCTTTGCGTTTCTTGTATGGAattcttcataaaataatacatacacagctcattttatatttctaaaatcaattttgtttccaGGAGAATCTGAGGGCATCCTTTGGTAATTTGAAAAGTCATTAAATCATTGCTTGGTATTTGGAAATAGAAGAAGATTAATAGATTTATAAGTGCTCTGTTATGATTTTCAATTAAATTGTACTATGGTACTGTTGAGGCAAATTTATCAATAGGCCCACCAGCATGTCATGGATGACCAAAGCTATACATATTCTAAGATCATCAAACCAATAATTTGAGGAGAAGCAACCATGCCACTTTATAGTattcattctctttttttttttggatgataaGCCACTTTATAGTATTCTTTGTACTCattttcctccttcttcttccattgtttATTATATCAACTTGTCTCTTACTTTCTTATGTTATGTTTACACTTTGTGgattcgaaagaaaaaaaaaaatcaaagaaaataatgtCAAGGtgatcagaagaaaaaaaatacaaagaatagaaaatatgataattttatatttatttaatagaagagtaaataaaactaaaaaaactcaTTGTATGTCTGGTATTGTAAAGAAAgtgtagaaaaatatttatcaaatggTACAAGCACCTTCAAATAAAACTGAAATATGATAATAAATGGAGTAACATTGAAGACAACAGCGAGGAATCCAAAAATTCCTCAAAACAAATGATGgatccaaaaatttaaattttctcCACAAATTACAATACTCGTATGTAAAAGTTGTGGGAGAAATGTTCgttaatttctttgattattAAGGTGTTACAATACTTTGgtgttttccttaaaaaaaaaaaaaaactttggtgTTTAAACACCAAAGTATgtttgtaggaaaaaaaaacttacaaataTATAAGGAGTgaattattatgtttgtttatacCTTTTTAAAACTGAACTTGAAGTATTCCGTGAGCTTAATTCAGTTAGTAGGGACACTGCATAATTTATGTAGGGGTTGGGATTGggagattatatttattaaagaattagaaaatagaagtgggggaagcagtttttacgtacaacagagaaaagggagaaaagtcaagaaaagggaagagaaccaagaagggctgcgatttcgattatctaaggtaagggtgaggctaacttacattaattttagtgtatatgattctgattatgttttaacaaaagttatgaataaatttggagaattgggaattagggttatgatgagaattgatgattaaatgatggaattagggtgaattgatgtagaaatgatgaacagaccttaaatgtttcatatattgatgtttagaatcagttttaaggttagaacaatgggtttgggtgaatttttgagaaaaactatAACCTGGCCatactgttattcatcgctcgcctcccgagtgatgatcctcgccatagcgagtaatgaagatcatcgctcgcctcgcgagcaggagttgttcgtctcgcgagttgcatttcgcagctcgccatagcgagcaagtttactcgccgtggcgagtgtgggcagagagcttgcaagattctgtgtttttgagctgtgagtttaaccttagGTGTTtgtgagggcctgaacatgtaccttaatgattaggcaaagttttagaatgagtttGAACTCGGAATAGGGTCAGAATGGATTCTAGAgtgttttaccctaactcgTCGTGgtgagtagaggctctcgcctcgcgagctagtgcttgacagactgcgttgtttaggatttcatgtgactttgtcgcacgagaggCTGTGAGTTGAACCTTGAGATAGCAATGAAAGATGTATAGGATTTAAATGATGAACTGTGAATCTGGATAGGGtaaattgaggttattaatgtgataaaaattgtataagtaatacttggattatgtgaaaatgctagacatcgttggattgtataagatattgttatatcatgctgttgtatactgttgtgttgctgttgattgattatgattgttaatgatcgctggtttatacttaactgcattcaattagaatgtacaatgtgttggttcgagttgtaagtggcgagttgtcgttctaagtaacggagtcataggttgttgatgttgatcaagttggagagtgagtcatagttattatgcacggtcgttgtcgttgcctatgttgtcgttgtcgtagttgagttgtatgctgatatacacaagttgagtccttcatgattaggaatctgttgagggcttatgccctggaatgctatgtcattcaaactgttgagggctcatgccctggaatgccttgtcattcaaattgtcgggggcttatgccccggaatgcttagtcattcaacccgtTGAAATTAGTAccacgttgttgttgttgtagatgttgttgagcgagttggtgttgtagatgttgttgagagagttgttgtggttgatgttgttgagtgttgTTGAATGAGCTGTTGTAGTCGTTGATAAATACTGATGTgccgttgttgttgattggattagtaagtgttattaaaattgaagaagtatgaatattatcattgggtatatgttgttaattatgttatttaattaagttgatgatttatatatatatatatatatatatctattattattgtttgtgaatctcaccccttctgcttggaattgttgcccttcgtatgggtaatttgcaggtattgaagaatattagaagtggtggctcaagtgtcttagggctctgatacgtaacgggatgagatatcgttgtcatgttttcattccttatgtatcattatgaacctgttgatattgattttaatcattaaagatattttgttgaggccaagtgccaaggatttatttgaagcatgtttaatgttgaaaattattcccgctgcgatgaattgatatgttttaatgaactattatttaatgaatagcattttatcctattcaagaatttttgaaaagcagtgtaacactccgttgttgatttaactctgattttacttattaatataactgttgggaagtcggggtgttacaattggtatcagagcaggttggtccgtccggccacgtagtagagtcgtgttgagccacgtaGTGTAGTGTGTCGACTTTAATCTGTCTTTTgttgttctgattgttgtttgtggtgTAGAGTTTTAAAATGGCTGGGAGAAATGATGATGCTATTgctgctgcgcttgaggctgtagctcaagctgtaggacaacaCCCACAAGCTGGTGCTGGTAACGATGGAGTAAGAATGTTAGAAActtttttgagaaatcatccaccaacattcaaaggaaggtatgacccTGACGAAGCCCAGAAGTGGCTCAAGgaagttgaaagaatttttagagttatgcagtgttcagaggtgcagaaggtgcagtttggtacgcacatgttagctgaagaggcagatgattggtgggtaagtctTTTACCTGTGCTTGAACAAGATGGTGCtgtggtgacctgggctgtgttcaggagagaattcctgaataggtattttccggaggatgtccgagggaaaaaggaaattgaatttctggagctgaaacagggggatatgtcagttacggagtatgctgctaagtttgtggaacttgctaagttctaccctcattacAGTGCAGAGACAGCggagttctccaagtgcattaagtttgagaatgggttgagagctgacattaagagagctattgggtatcagcagatcagagtcttttcCGAGTTGGTGAATAGCTGCAGGatatatgaggaggataccaaagcTCACTATAACATTAGAAATGAGCGGAGGAACAAGGGTCAACAAGGTCGTCCGAAACCCTACAGTGCTCCTGTAAACCAAGGGGAACAGAGATTGACTGATGAGAGGAGACCTAAGAGGAGAGATGAtcctgctgagattgtttgctacaagtgtggtgagaagggccacaagagtaatgtttgcaaTGGTgaggagaagaagtgcttccgaTGTGGGAAGAAAGGGCATACaatagctgaatgcaagcgtggtgatattgtttgtttcaattgtgATGAGGAAGGTCATCTTAGTTCGCAgtgcaagaagcctaagaagggTCAGGCGAGTGGAAGAGTGTTTGCTTtagctggtactcagacagcgAATGAGGATCGTCTGATCTGAGgtatattttcgaggacgaaaattcttcaagttggggagagttgtaacgccccatttttatttaattatttttagttgatttaaaagtcttttatatgatttttaaatgatttacgttgattttgtggtgtggtatattttattaaatgactattttattatttaatagaataagtgagaaattggatttaattggagtttgggggttatacgagaattaagtaaacttagggggagtaaagtgaatattgggagattatatttattaaagaattagaaaatagaagtgggggaagcagtttttacgtacaacagagaaaagggagaaaagtcaagaaaagggaagagaaccaagaagggctgcgatttcgattatctaaggtaagggtgaggctaacttacattaattttagtgtatatgattctgattatgttttaacaaaagttatgaataaatttggagaattgggaattagggttatgatgagaattgatgattaaatgatggaattatggtgaattgatgtagaaatgatgaacagaccttaaatgtttcatatat harbors:
- the LOC11441216 gene encoding TBC domain-containing protein C1952.17c isoform X2; translated protein: MHKGKFKLPPPDKPGRFIFPDSLGSLVMITGLDEKGNEVESSEFEVESGEELESIKPGALGFHKESDGGDEAMDEEKDESDQRIRKKMNKELSRKEINLEKLRRIASTGIPDGGGLRATAWKLLLGYLPLCHELWETQLKDNRLKYVNMKKELLSNPSEHIWKEPKHLSSTKRHDNNAIDGPLRRHEIPVEDHPLSLDKESLWRQYFQHTEIAEQIDRDLQRTHPDMPFFSAETSFSRKNREAMKNILLLFAKLNPAICYVQGMNEVLAPIYYVFSADNDNQNAANAEADSFSCFVRILGDSVDHFCQQLDNSSSGILATLSRLSDLLKVNDEQLWHHLEFTTKVKPQFYAFRWITLLLTQEFKFESILRIWDTLLSNTFGVQDMLLRFCCAMLLCMKSRLLSGDFVANIKLLQHYPDDVNLEYLLQVAQDISPDTSSYIMSL
- the LOC11441216 gene encoding TBC domain-containing protein C1952.17c isoform X1, which encodes MHKGKFKLPPPDKPGRFIFPDSLGSLVMITGLDEKGNEVESSEFEVESGEELESIKPGALGFHKESDGGDEAMDEEKDESDQRIRKKMNKEVVATSVSLLKSISLDEKRSDLEYELSRKEINLEKLRRIASTGIPDGGGLRATAWKLLLGYLPLCHELWETQLKDNRLKYVNMKKELLSNPSEHIWKEPKHLSSTKRHDNNAIDGPLRRHEIPVEDHPLSLDKESLWRQYFQHTEIAEQIDRDLQRTHPDMPFFSAETSFSRKNREAMKNILLLFAKLNPAICYVQGMNEVLAPIYYVFSADNDNQNAANAEADSFSCFVRILGDSVDHFCQQLDNSSSGILATLSRLSDLLKVNDEQLWHHLEFTTKVKPQFYAFRWITLLLTQEFKFESILRIWDTLLSNTFGVQDMLLRFCCAMLLCMKSRLLSGDFVANIKLLQHYPDDVNLEYLLQVAQDISPDTSSYIMSL